The following are encoded together in the Vigna unguiculata cultivar IT97K-499-35 chromosome 2, ASM411807v1, whole genome shotgun sequence genome:
- the LOC114173522 gene encoding uncharacterized protein LOC114173522, with amino-acid sequence MFSTPMSESDVHAQPPPFLLQRPPLLQSAPPLFKQRSWSPDVYRDEAWLRRKGNWKNRRSKSVTDEDVDELKACIELGFGFESSPEVELDHRLSDTLPALGLYYAVNKHYNESLVPKTTPSSSVASDCEGTPSPHGSPHSTIFTTGDNPQTVKTRLKQWAQVVGCAVRQSSS; translated from the exons ATGTTTTCCACGCCCATGTCGGAATCGGATGTCCACGCGCAGCCGCCACCCTTCCTGCTCCAGCGTCCACCGCTCCTGCAGTCTGCGCCGCCGCTCTTCAAGCAGCGATCATGGTCGCCGGATGTCTACCGTGACGAGGCCTGGCTCCGCCGCAAGGGAAACTGGAAGAACCGCCGCAGCAAGAGCGTCACAGACGAGGATGTGGACGAACTCAAAGCCTGCATCGAATTGGGCTTCGGATTCGAATCCTCCCCTGAGGTTGAGCTTGATCACCGCCTCTCCGATACCCTACCAGCTCTAGGTCTCTACTACGCCGTCAACAAACACTACAACGAATCCCTTGTCCCCAAGACCACACCGTCTTCCTCCGTTGCATCTGACTGCGAAGGCACTCCTTCTCCCCACGGCAGTCCCCACTCTACCATCTTCACCACAG GTGATAACCCTCAGACGGTGAAGACGAGGCTGAAGCAGTGGGCTCAGGTTGTTGGTTGTGCGGTGCGTCAAAGTTCTAGCTGA
- the LOC114166873 gene encoding uncharacterized protein LOC114166873: protein MVDVDRRITGLNPAHVAGLRRLSARAAAASSVPVRNGVVSFASLADKVINHLRDSSIHVQHGLSDAEFARAEAEFGFVFPPDLRAVLAAGLPVGPGFPDWRSGGARLHLRASLDLPIAAISFQIARNAVWSKSWGPRPCEPEKALRVARNALKRAPLLIPIFNHCYIPSNPSLAGNPIFFVDENRIFCCGLDLSDFFDRESLFRSSEADPILLKKQRSVSEKSTGVSVSAGFSRRSLDASGGRTPRWVEFWTDAATDKRRRNSSSSSLSLSASSSPERFFEMPRSKVPGWVEEYIGQIGSVLKAGGWSESDINEMVEVSASGFFEGEMVVLDNQALLDALLLKADRFSDSLRKAGWSSEEVSEALGFDFRPEKERKPAKKLSPQLAEKIEKLAQSVSRSRLNTWERETR, encoded by the coding sequence ATGGTGGACGTCGACCGGAGGATCACCGGTCTAAATCCGGCTCACGTAGCCGGTTTACGCCGTTTGTCGGCTCGAGCAGCGGCGGCTTCATCTGTCCCGGTCCGTAACGGTGTCGTTTCATTCGCTTCCTTGGCAGATAAAGTCATAAACCACCTTCGGGACTCGAGCATACACGTGCAGCATGGTCTCTCCGATGCGGAGTTCGCACGTGCCGAGGCAGAGTTCGGGTTCGTCTTCCCTCCGGACCTCCGCGCCGTCCTGGCTGCGGGGCTTCCCGTAGGTCCGGGATTCCCGGACTGGCGCTCCGGCGGCGCGCGGCTGCATCTGCGCGCTTCGCTGGACCTCCCGATCGCGGCGATTTCATTCCAGATCGCAAGGAATGCCGTGTGGTCGAAGTCATGGGGTCCGAGGCCATGCGAGCCGGAGAAGGCGCTGCGAGTGGCGCGGAACGCGCTGAAGAGAGCGCCGCTGTTGATTCCTATCTTCAACCATTGCTACATTCCGTCCAATCCCTCCCTCGCTGGAAACCCCATCTTCTTCGTCGACGAGAACAGAATCTTCTGCTGCGGCTTGGATCTCTCCGATTTCTTCGACCGCGAGTCGCTCTTCCGGAGCTCCGAAGCGGATCCTATACTTCTGAAGAAGCAGCGATCCGTAAGCGAGAAATCAACCGGTGTTTCTGTTTCAGCGGGTTTCTCGCGGCGGAGCCTTGACGCCTCCGGCGGGAGGACACCGCGGTGGGTGGAGTTCTGGACTGACGCCGCCACGGATAAGCGGAGGAGAAACTCTTCGTCGTCTTCGTTGTCGTTATCGGCGTCTTCGTCACCAGAGAGGTTTTTCGAGATGCCGCGGAGTAAGGTTCCGGGTTGGGTGGAAGAATATATAGGACAAATCGGGTCTGTCTTGAAAGCGGGTGGGTGGAGCGAATCAGATATAAATGAAATGGTTGAGGTTTCGGCTTCTGGATTCTTCGAGGGAGAGATGGTGGTGTTGGATAATCAAGCTCTGTTGGATGCTCTGCTTCTGAAAGCGGATAGATTTTCGGATTCGCTCCGAAAAGCGGGGTGGAGCTCCGAAGAGGTTTCGGAAGCTTTGGGATTCGATTTCCGACCAGAGAAGGAGCGGAAACCGGCTAAGAAACTGTCACCTCAACTCGCGGAGAAGATTGAGAAACTGGCTCAGTCGGTTTCCCGGTCAAGACTAAATACCTGGGAGAGGGAAACCCGATGA
- the LOC114173587 gene encoding CLK4-associating serine/arginine rich protein: protein MWHEARRSEKKVHDMMDAARKRAQRRAVYLAKRRGDPQQSIQLVGFRCRTYRDDALYQATQDQQGLIPWNGKQDVLIDRFDGRALLDFIRDSSHRRAPEKSEEEEELEEFVNFERYRDLVKHRRRGFTDEEALQHVNQEMEAKAAAPFTSDRSNLPQPSASKGSYSQVGFSYDGNGKEETHISDDDDNDNDNEEDEDDDDDEDFNSDDSNDEGMEIIAKEYGVKRYGWLVYMDKKAKEEEKRQKELIKGDPAIRKLSRKERRKASQIEREREREATRISGTRVLHHDPYRESRQSPTYEAYSRSRRSRSRSRSYSPSHSRRYSRSSHSDDIHRSKPRTPKIEYITEFGSSGAADEPRLEGFSPPRSPTSQVDMLNRPSSGCILEALHVDPASGVSIDKDKGTKVAKPSVSASSALAKLKAGGSGGPLKQQGEKKETPQERLKRIMNRQLNKQIKKDTAAELAKKREQERQRQEKLAETSRLSRYRRHSRSRSRSLSRSPPRRYRHSRSPSRSRGSRRYYSSSRSRSPSRTRSRSRSRSPYSRSPRIRNRSRH, encoded by the exons ATGTGGCACGAGGCGAGAAGGTCGGAGAAGAAAGTCCACGACATGATGGACGCAGCTCGGAAGAGAGCACAGCGACGCGCCGTCTACCTCGCCAAGAGACGCGGCGATCCTCAGCAATCCATTCAACTCGTAGGCTTCCGCTGCCGAACCTACCGAGACGACGCTCTCTACCAAGCCACACAGGATCAGCAGGGCCT GATACCTTGGAATGGGAAACAGGATGTATTGATTGACAG ATTTGATGGCCGTGCTCTCCTTGATTTCATTCGCGATTCTAGTCATAGACGCGCTCCGGAAAAgtctgaagaagaagaagagttaGAAGAGTTTGTTAATTTTGAGCGTTATCGGGATTTAGTAAAGCATCGCCGTAGAGGAT TTACTGACGAGGAGGCTTTGCAACATGTAAATCAAGAGATGGAAGCCAAGGCTGCTGCCCCGTTTACATCAGACAG ATCTAATTTACCACAGCCTTCTGCAAGTAAAGGATCCTACTCACAGGTTGGGTTTTCTTATGATGGGAATGGAAAAGAAGAAACCCATATttcagatgatgatgataatgataatgataatgaggaagatgaagatgatgatgatgatgaggatTTTAATAGTGATGATAGCAATGATGAAGGAATGGAAATAATTGCTAAAGAATATGGGGTTAAAAGGTATGGTTGGCTTGTCTACATGGATAAGAAAGCAAAGGAGGAAgagaaaaggcaaaaggagTTGATCAAAGGTGACCCTGCAATT agGAAGCTAAGTCGTAAAGAAAGAAGGAAGGCTTCTCAGATTgaaagggagagagagagagaagccACACGGATATCAGGAACTCGTGTGCTGCATCATGACCCCTACCG GGAATCAAGGCAAAGTCCAACATATGAAGCCTATTCTCGATCTAGAAG GTCAAGGTCCAGATCACGGTCCTACTCTCCATCGCACTCAAGGCGTTATTCACGTAGTAGTCATTCTGATGATATTCACCGAAGCAAACCAAGGACACCTAAAATAGAATACATAACTGAATTTGGGAGCTCTGGAGCAGCAGATGAACCCCGGCTTGAAGGATTTTCTCCACCACGATCTCCTACATCTCAAGTTGATATGTTAAACCG GCCTTCATCTGGTTGCATACTGGAGGCATTGCATGTTGATCCTGCTTCCGGTGTATCAATTGATAAAGATAAGGGCACTAAAGTTGCGAAGCCATCAGTAAG TGCTTCTTCAGCATTAGCAAAATTAAAGGCTGGTGGTTCTGGAGGTCCCTTAAAACAACAAGGGGAGAAGAAAGAAACTCCTCAAGAAAGACTTAAAAGAATCATGAACAGACAACTAAACAAACAAA TTAAGAAAGATACTGCTGCTGAACTAGCCAAGAAAAGGGAACAGGAACGGCAGAGGCAGGAAAAACTTGCAGAAACAAGCCGATTGAGTCGGTATAGACGGCACAGCCGCAGTCGCAGCAGGAGTTTAAGCCGTTCCCCTCCAAG AAGGTACAGGCACAGTAGAAGTCCTAGTAGAAGCAGAGGTTCCAGAAGATATTATTCTAGCTCCCGATCCCGGTCCCCTTCTCGCACCCGTTCCCGCTCACGTTCTCGGTCTCCTTATTCTCGATCTCCTAG GATAAGAAACAGATCAAGGCACTGA